CAGCCATTCACCGCTGAAACCGCAGTTGCATCTCGCCGACGCGTTTTTCTGGACGGAAAGTCAGGCGCAGTTTCTGCGCGAAGAGATTCTGGATGATGCGGATTGGGCGGAGGTGGTGGATCAGTTGAATGTGATGTTGCGGAAGGGGCGGGTGGGATGATCAGGCTGAACCTTTGCGACTCTGTCACGGCAGCAATTGATAAGCTTCGATATCGACCGAAATTTCGATCGCATTCGAGGTCCTTACCGTGCAAAGAGTTTTCGCCGATATGGCTGTCAGTATTTCCGAACTGAAGAAAAATCCTTCTGCCGTTCTTAAAGGCGCAAACGCCGGTGCTGTGGCAATACTCAATCACAACCGGGTCATGGGCTATATGGTGTCTGCCGACGTTTACGAAGCGTTGGTCGAGCGGCTTGATGATCTTGAGCTTATGCAGATTGCGCGTTCTCGAGATCACGAAACACCCATGCCGGTAAATCTGCATGACTTATAAGCTTGAGTTTCTGTCGTCTGGAAACAAACTGCGTCATTGGTCGCCCGAGCAATACCCGAAAGAGACTTGCCGTGTAAAAAAAATTGTAGGAAAAGGCCGAAATGTAAAAAAAACATGCCTACTGTAAAAAAAACTGGGCTTTAATCGTCGCAGTAGATTTTTTCTGTGGAAGATGACGATGCCAACTGTCGGATATGCCAACCTGCGGGACGCTTTAAAGCTCAAGGCGTTTGCTCCCAAGCGCGTTGCGATGATCAAACCGGTCACCCGAATTACCTTGATCGGTGATTGTCTTGCTGTTCCAGCCGCCGTCGCGCCTGCACAGGGATCAACGCTCGAGCACATTCTGTTTGCGCTAAAACATGAAGGAATAAACCTGTGCATTCTTGCCCAGGCCTTGGAATCTGTTGAAGCGAGCGATCTGTTAAGTGAGCTTGGCAGATCCCCGAACGGGGTATACATCCGTAAAGCCTGTTTTCTATGGGAAACCTTCACTGGCAAACAGTTGGATTACTCCGTTCCGGTTCGAGGTAGCGTCGTCGCCTTGTTCGACCCCAAACGCTACGTGACCGGACCAGCTGTTCGGAATAGTCGCTGGCGAGTCGATTTCAATGGTTTGGGGTCATTGCATTACTGCGCCACCGTTGAGCGAACGGTGAAGCTACAGGAGCTGATCGATCTGGACATCATTGGACGAGCCCAGGTTTTCATGACGACGTTGCCGCCGGAGATGATGGATCGGGCAATCAATTGGGCCTACCTGCATGAGACTCGCGATTCCTTCGCTATAGAAAAAGAAGAGCCCAGCGAAGAAAAGTCGCGGCGCTTTGTTCGACTTCTGCGTCAAGCTCACGAGCGTACAGAGCTGAGCGAGGACTATATGGTCGAGTTGCAAAACAGCACGGTCTCGAATCCCTTCGATAAGGCAGTGCTCTTCCGTCATCAACAGAATCATTTGCACAATGGCTTGAGAGGCGCCGCCGGAGTCAGTTATGTGCCGCCAGCTCCGCAATTGTGTCGTGAGTTGATGGAGGATTTGATGGCTTTCGCCAATCACTCGGCGAAGCAGGTGGATCCGCTCATAGCAGCTGCGGTTGTGGCGTTTGGATTTGTTTTTCTTCACCCGTTCATGGATGGCAACGGTCGGCTCTCACGCTTTCTGATTCACCAGACTCTTTGCCAGTCCGGTGCTCTGCATAACGGTTTGTTGTTACCCGTCTCCGTGGCGATGAAGCATGAGGAATCCAGCTATCTGGAAGCGCTGAAGGAGTTCTCCAAACCAGCTAGAGAGTTCTGGAATGTCACTTGGCTGGATTCCGATGAGATGACGTTCGATTTCGTCGGTCACGACGCTATCTACCGATTCTGGGATGCTACTCAATGCGCAGAATTTACTTTGCAGATGGCCTTGCGGGCACTGGAAGTGGAGCTACGCGAGGAGACCGCGTTTCTTGAAAAATACGATTTCGTCATCAAAGCGGTGAATGACCGTTTCGATGTTCGGGGAAGCGATCTTTCGAAGTTGGTAATGATGTGCCTGGACAACGCTGACAAGGTTTCAAAGCATCGCCGCAAGCAATTTCAGTACAGCGTGCCGGAGGAGGTGTTCGACTACATCGAGGAAATGTCCTCAGGCTATGGCGGCTGACGATTCTGCTTTGACCAAGCGCTTGGGCCATGCCGGATGTTGTGGCAGACGCTTGATCAGGGTGTTCGCCGCGAGTATTTCAAAGATTTGTTTCAAAACTTGACTGAAATTCCCCTCCAATGCGATATTGATAGTTAGCAAACTAACAGTGTCCGTTATCCCGTGTCCGATTCCCTCGACAGTCTCCAGATGAACATCAGCAGCGCCATGGTGGTGGCCGCCCGGCATTGGCGGAAGATCTGCCAGACCACGCTGGTCAACTATGGAATTTCCGAAGCCTGCGCCGTGCCCTTGTTGATGATCGGGCGTTTGGGCGAGGGCGTGCGCCAGGTGCAAGTCGCCCAGGCTGCGGGGATGGAGAGTCCGTCGCTGGTGCGCTTGCTCGATCAGCTGTGCCATGCCGGTTACGTCTGCCGCACCGAAGATGCCCAGGATCGCCGCGCCAAGTGTCTGAGCCTGACCGATACCGGTCGCGAGCTGGTGCAGGCGGTGGAGGCTGAGCTGGTGCGCTTGCGGCATGAGGTGCTGGAAGGCATCGAGCGCAGTGATCTGGAAGCTACGCTTCGGGTACTCAGGGCTTTTGAGGCGGCGAGTTCGCCTGTGGTGGTCAATTCTTGAACGGTTTTTTCACCGGCATGCCGCCGGCCCGTGACTGGTTTTACGGGGTCCGTACCTTTGCAGCGTCGATGATTGCGCTGTACATCGCCTTGCTCATGCAAATGCCGCGTCCGTATTGGGCGATGGCCACGGTGTATATCGTCTCCAGCCCGTTTCTCGGCCCGACCAGTTCCAAAGCGCTGTACCGCGCGGCCGGTACATTTCTCGGCGCGGCGGCGGCGGTGCTGTTCGTGCCGATGTTCGTGCAGAGCCCCTATGTGCTCGTGGTGGTGATCGCGTTGTGGACCGGCATTCTGCTGTTCATGTCCCTGCATCTGCGCACGGCCAACAGCTATGCACTGATGCTGGCCGGCTACACCTTGCCGCTGATTGCCCTGCCGGTGGTGGATAATCCGCTGGCGGTGTGGGATGTGGCCGAGGCGCGTACCGAGGAGATTTTCCTTGGCATCGCTGTTGCTGCGGTGGTCGGTGCGATGTTCTGGCCGCGACGGCTGGCGCCGGTGTTCAACGATGCGGTGAGCAAGTGGTTCGCCGATGCAACGAGCTACAGCCTGAAGTTTCTCAGCCGCGATGTGCAGCCGGAAGAAGTTACCGCGCTGCGCATGGCCATGGTCGCCAATTTCAACAGCCTCGAGTTGATGATCGGCCAGTTGCCCCACGAAGGCGCGCGGCCACAAACCGTGCGTAATACCAAGGAACTGCGCGGGCGCATGATCCACCTGTTGCCGGTGATCGATGCCCTTGAGGATTCGCTGTACGCCCTCGAACGGCGCACCCCGGAACTGGTGGAGAAATTCCAGCCGTTGCTCGCAGCCACCCGTGAATGGCTGAGCCATGCGGATGCCAATCTTGACCGCTGGCAAGCACTGCGCGATCAACTCGACGCGTTGCAACCAAGTGCCGAAGCGCTGGAGGAGCGTAAACAGTTGCTGTTCTCCAACGCGATCTACCGCCTCGGTGAATTCATCGATCTGTGGCAGGACTGCCGCAGCCTGCAGGATGCGATTCTCTGCGAGCGTCAGGACAGCTGGCGCGCGGTGTACCGGCATTGGCGCCTCGGCCGGTTGACGCCGTTCATCGATCGCGGGCTGATGTTGTATTCGGTGGCCTCGACCATCCTGGCGATCATCGTTGCTTCGGTGCTGTGGATCCTGCTCGGCTGGCCGGATGGCGGCAGTGCGGTGATTCTGGCGGCGGTTGCGTGCAGCTTCTTTGCCTCGATGGACGACCCGGCGCCGCAGATTTACCGGTTCTTCTTCTGGACCGGGATGTCGGTGCTGTTCGCCAGTCTTTACCTGTTTCTGATTCTGCCCAACCTGCACGATTTCCCGATGCTGGTGCTGGCGTTTGCCGTGCCGTTCATTTGCATCGGCACGCTGACGGTGCAGCCGCGTTTCTATCTGGGCATGCTGCTGACGCTGGTCAACACCTCGTCGTTCATCAGTATTCAGGGTGCCTACGACGCGGACTTTTTCGCCTTCGCCAACTCCAATCTGGCTGGACCGCTGGGGCTGTTGTTCGCGTTTATCTGGACGCTGGTAGCGCGACCGTTCGGTGCCGAGCTGGCTGCCAAGCGCCTGACCCGGTTCAGCTGGAAAGACATCGTCAGCATGACCGAACCGGCCAGCCTCGCCGAGCATCGGCAACTGGGCGTGCAGTTGCTCGATCGGCTGATGCAGCACCTGCCGCGCCTGGCCCTGACCGGCCAGGACACCGGCATTGCCATGCGCGAAGTGCGCGTCGGTCTGAATATGCTCGATTTGCTCGCCTACACCCCGCGCGTCACTGGCGTGCCAAACGTCTTGTTGCGACAAGTGGTGGCCGAGGTTGGCGAGTATTTCCGCGCCTGCCTCAAAGCCGACGAACGCCTGCCGGCGCCGAGCGGTCTGCTGATGACTCTGGATCGCACCCGCCGTGCGCTGAACGGCCAAGGCGACGATGAAACCCGTCTGCATCTGTTGCACGCCTTGAGCGGTTTGCGTCTGGCCTTGCTGCCCGGCGTCGAATTCGTCTCCAGCGCCGAGCCCGAAGAACCGCTGCCCGATGGAGCGCCCCTATGATCGGTGATCTGGATATCAGCGGCATCTTCCTGCCGACCCTGCTGGTGCTGATGGGCATCACTTACGTGCTGTTTTTGTTGGTGCATGGCGTGCTGCAACGCCTGCACTTTTACCGTCTGGTCTGGCACCGGGCATTGTTCAACGTGGCGCTCTATGCCGTGCTGCTGTACGGCGTGGACTCACTCAGTCGATACCTGATGACATGAAAAAACCGTTTCTGACTATCGGTCGCGTGGTTCTGACCCTGCTGATCGTGACTTTTGCCGTTGTCCTCGTCTGGCGCATGGTGATGTATTACATGTTCGCGCCGTGGACCCGCGACGGCCACATTCGTGCCGACATCATCCAGATCGCCCCGGACGTGTCCGGGCTGATCCAGCAGGTCGAAGTGAAGGACAACCAATTGATCAAGCGCGGCCAGGTGCTGTTCAGCATCGACCAGGACCGCTTCAAACTGGCCCTGCGCCAGGCCAGGGCCGCCGTTGCCGATCGCCAGGAAACCCTCGCCCAGGCGCAGCGTGAAGCCAAGCGTAACCGTGGCCTCGGCAACCTGGTGCCGGCCGAGCAACTGGAAGAGAGCCAGTCGCGGGTGGCCCGTGCGCAATCGGCGCTGGCCGAAGCGTTGGTGGCGGTCGACAGTGCGCAGCTCAACCTCGATCGTTCGGTGATCCGCAGTCCGGTCGACGGTTACGTCAACGACCGCGCGCCG
This genomic interval from Pseudomonas koreensis contains the following:
- a CDS encoding FUSC family protein, whose protein sequence is MNGFFTGMPPARDWFYGVRTFAASMIALYIALLMQMPRPYWAMATVYIVSSPFLGPTSSKALYRAAGTFLGAAAAVLFVPMFVQSPYVLVVVIALWTGILLFMSLHLRTANSYALMLAGYTLPLIALPVVDNPLAVWDVAEARTEEIFLGIAVAAVVGAMFWPRRLAPVFNDAVSKWFADATSYSLKFLSRDVQPEEVTALRMAMVANFNSLELMIGQLPHEGARPQTVRNTKELRGRMIHLLPVIDALEDSLYALERRTPELVEKFQPLLAATREWLSHADANLDRWQALRDQLDALQPSAEALEERKQLLFSNAIYRLGEFIDLWQDCRSLQDAILCERQDSWRAVYRHWRLGRLTPFIDRGLMLYSVASTILAIIVASVLWILLGWPDGGSAVILAAVACSFFASMDDPAPQIYRFFFWTGMSVLFASLYLFLILPNLHDFPMLVLAFAVPFICIGTLTVQPRFYLGMLLTLVNTSSFISIQGAYDADFFAFANSNLAGPLGLLFAFIWTLVARPFGAELAAKRLTRFSWKDIVSMTEPASLAEHRQLGVQLLDRLMQHLPRLALTGQDTGIAMREVRVGLNMLDLLAYTPRVTGVPNVLLRQVVAEVGEYFRACLKADERLPAPSGLLMTLDRTRRALNGQGDDETRLHLLHALSGLRLALLPGVEFVSSAEPEEPLPDGAPL
- a CDS encoding Fic family protein, translating into MPTVGYANLRDALKLKAFAPKRVAMIKPVTRITLIGDCLAVPAAVAPAQGSTLEHILFALKHEGINLCILAQALESVEASDLLSELGRSPNGVYIRKACFLWETFTGKQLDYSVPVRGSVVALFDPKRYVTGPAVRNSRWRVDFNGLGSLHYCATVERTVKLQELIDLDIIGRAQVFMTTLPPEMMDRAINWAYLHETRDSFAIEKEEPSEEKSRRFVRLLRQAHERTELSEDYMVELQNSTVSNPFDKAVLFRHQQNHLHNGLRGAAGVSYVPPAPQLCRELMEDLMAFANHSAKQVDPLIAAAVVAFGFVFLHPFMDGNGRLSRFLIHQTLCQSGALHNGLLLPVSVAMKHEESSYLEALKEFSKPAREFWNVTWLDSDEMTFDFVGHDAIYRFWDATQCAEFTLQMALRALEVELREETAFLEKYDFVIKAVNDRFDVRGSDLSKLVMMCLDNADKVSKHRRKQFQYSVPEEVFDYIEEMSSGYGG
- a CDS encoding efflux RND transporter periplasmic adaptor subunit produces the protein MKKPFLTIGRVVLTLLIVTFAVVLVWRMVMYYMFAPWTRDGHIRADIIQIAPDVSGLIQQVEVKDNQLIKRGQVLFSIDQDRFKLALRQARAAVADRQETLAQAQREAKRNRGLGNLVPAEQLEESQSRVARAQSALAEALVAVDSAQLNLDRSVIRSPVDGYVNDRAPRAQEFVTAGRPVLSVVDSNSFHIDGYFEETKLDGIHVGQSVDIRVIGDRARLRGHVESIVAGIEDRDRTSGSNLLPNVNPAFSWVRLAQRIPVRIAFDDVPADFRMIAGRTATVSIIDDQHEEPQP
- a CDS encoding type II toxin-antitoxin system prevent-host-death family antitoxin, with translation MQRVFADMAVSISELKKNPSAVLKGANAGAVAILNHNRVMGYMVSADVYEALVERLDDLELMQIARSRDHETPMPVNLHDL
- a CDS encoding MarR family winged helix-turn-helix transcriptional regulator, which produces MNISSAMVVAARHWRKICQTTLVNYGISEACAVPLLMIGRLGEGVRQVQVAQAAGMESPSLVRLLDQLCHAGYVCRTEDAQDRRAKCLSLTDTGRELVQAVEAELVRLRHEVLEGIERSDLEATLRVLRAFEAASSPVVVNS
- a CDS encoding DUF2789 domain-containing protein, producing MEHPQHSLPALFKQLGLPHDAISIDQFIASHSPLKPQLHLADAFFWTESQAQFLREEILDDADWAEVVDQLNVMLRKGRVG
- a CDS encoding DUF1656 domain-containing protein, giving the protein MIGDLDISGIFLPTLLVLMGITYVLFLLVHGVLQRLHFYRLVWHRALFNVALYAVLLYGVDSLSRYLMT